A single Montipora foliosa isolate CH-2021 chromosome 7, ASM3666993v2, whole genome shotgun sequence DNA region contains:
- the LOC138011606 gene encoding sphingosine 1-phosphate receptor 1-like, which produces MASNISHEGSSCFHLPDPSFHLVSERYFVNLVTAIINIVSSPFGIVSNLLIMVSILSNSRLRTPSNLFISCLALSDVLVGLSVQPGYIAYRLMENQLRSVPCFVRVAYANAFYICCGVSFMTLTSISYERFVAVRLHTRYNETFSSQRVLKYVSAIWVFNILLTCLQWAGISKISRGAHLLVWFCCLLTSIIANIRIMLFLHRYQNQARSINVVSQSIQQRRAITRTKTICMIVGIYFLLNFPVLFVTIYHQILQQDISYNHYSWAETAAFLNSCTNPLICYWKNRHIRQSVKSILRNLSCC; this is translated from the coding sequence ATGGCCAGCAATATTTCACATGAAGGTAGCTCTTGCTTTCATCTTCCTGATCCATCCTTTCATCTTGTTTCGGAACGTTATTTCGTGAACCTTGTAACAGCCATCATAAATATTGTTTCTTCGCCATTTGGTATCGTTTCAAACCTTTTGATAATGGTTTCCATTTTAAGTAACTCGCGTCTTCGAACGCCATCAAATCTTTTCATATCTTGCCTTGCACTCTCTGATGTATTAGTTGGTCTTTCAGTTCAGCCGGGTTATATTGCCTATAGACTCATGGAAAACCAGCTTCGTTCAGTTCCATGCTTTGTAAGAGTCGCTTACGCTAATGCGTTCTACATTTGCTGTGGAGTTTCTTTCATGACTCTGACATCCATTTCATACGAGCGATTTGTAGCCGTTCGGCTACATACTAGATACAATGAGACTTTCTCATCGCAAAGAGTGCTGAAGTATGTGTCCGCCATCTGGGTCTTCAATATCCTCTTAACTTGCCTACAATGGGCAGGAATTAGTAAAATATCAAGAGGGGCACATTTGCTTGTGTGGTTTTGCTGCCTTCTGACTTCCATCATTGCAAACATAAGAATCATGTTATTTTTACATCGGTACCAAAACCAGGCGAGGTCTATCAACGTAGTTTCACAAAGCATCCAACAGAGGAGAGCAATCACTCGGACAAAAACTATTTGCATGATTGTTGGAATTTATTTCCTGTTAAACTTTCCAGTTTTGTTTGTTACAATTTATCACCAGATTTTACAACAAGACATCAGTTACAACCATTACAGCTGGGCGGAGACTGCTGCTTTTCTGAATTCATGTACAAATCCACTTATCTGTTATTGGAAAAACCGTCACATACGTCAAAGTGTGAAGTCAATATTGAGGAATTTGAGTTGTTGCTAA